One window from the genome of Blastopirellula retiformator encodes:
- a CDS encoding efflux transporter outer membrane subunit, whose amino-acid sequence MRRVSQPPKPIAFGLRSLRLGLVWGVLLCIGCTSPRQWVANGFKVGPNYQTPCAPVTHDWIDADDKRVLDDPVQGADWWATSFNDPVLNELVAEAYNQNLTVQQAGARIMQARALRQIAIGGLFPQQQALGASYSHNLTTGAGFDRHFSSWSGSFGLAWEVDFWGRYRRAVEAADADLDAAVFEYGDVVVTLVADVAATYIDIRTLQTRLELVKLNVENQRQTYDITEIRFKNGESSEVDVQQAKSSLVQTEALVPQVETTLRQSQNQLCVLLGMPPEEILELLGPGKIPTVKSEIALGIPAASLLQRPDVRRAERQLAAQSALIGVAESDLYPHITLSGTVGRRGNQFKELFRSGSGFGSVGPSLDWNILNYGRILGDIEFQEARFQELLVVYQQSVLVANQEAEDAIVQFLKSQELLRLQLEAAEAADKTNELITLQYAEGEEIDFNRVFNVQNTKTQQEVAAATAKGNVAQGVVAIYRSLGGGWPSPYLGQPLGVTPEPAGEEIEPPAGEEIPIDEVLENPVDEIPNNRVDPLMLEPMND is encoded by the coding sequence ATGCGACGCGTCAGCCAGCCGCCTAAACCGATCGCTTTCGGCCTCCGCAGCCTTCGCCTGGGGCTCGTTTGGGGCGTGTTGCTCTGCATCGGTTGCACCAGCCCCCGCCAATGGGTTGCCAACGGGTTTAAGGTAGGGCCGAACTACCAGACGCCGTGCGCCCCGGTGACGCACGACTGGATCGACGCCGACGACAAACGGGTGCTCGACGACCCGGTCCAAGGCGCCGACTGGTGGGCGACGTCGTTCAACGATCCGGTCCTCAACGAACTGGTCGCCGAAGCCTACAACCAAAACCTGACCGTCCAGCAGGCTGGCGCTCGCATCATGCAGGCTCGCGCCCTGCGCCAGATCGCGATCGGCGGCCTCTTCCCGCAGCAGCAAGCCCTGGGAGCGTCGTACTCGCACAACCTGACGACCGGGGCCGGATTCGATCGGCACTTCAGCTCTTGGAGCGGATCGTTCGGGCTGGCATGGGAAGTCGACTTCTGGGGGCGTTATCGCCGCGCGGTCGAAGCGGCCGACGCCGATCTGGACGCCGCCGTCTTTGAGTATGGAGACGTGGTCGTCACGCTGGTCGCCGACGTCGCCGCCACCTACATCGATATCCGTACGCTGCAGACGCGGTTGGAACTGGTCAAGTTGAACGTCGAAAATCAACGGCAGACCTACGACATCACGGAGATCCGTTTCAAGAACGGCGAGTCGAGCGAAGTCGACGTGCAGCAGGCCAAGTCGAGCCTTGTTCAGACCGAAGCGCTCGTTCCGCAGGTTGAGACGACGCTGCGGCAATCGCAAAACCAACTTTGCGTGTTGCTCGGCATGCCGCCGGAAGAGATTCTGGAGTTGCTGGGCCCCGGAAAGATCCCGACCGTCAAGTCGGAAATCGCGCTCGGCATTCCGGCCGCGTCGCTGCTGCAGCGGCCCGACGTTCGCCGCGCCGAACGTCAACTCGCGGCCCAGTCGGCGCTGATCGGCGTCGCCGAGTCCGATCTCTACCCGCACATTACGCTGTCGGGAACGGTCGGCCGCCGCGGGAATCAATTCAAAGAGCTGTTCCGCAGCGGTTCGGGGTTTGGTTCGGTCGGTCCCTCGCTTGACTGGAATATCCTGAACTACGGCCGCATCTTGGGTGACATCGAGTTCCAAGAGGCCCGCTTCCAGGAGCTGCTGGTCGTCTACCAGCAGTCGGTGCTCGTCGCCAATCAGGAAGCGGAAGACGCGATTGTGCAGTTTTTGAAGTCGCAAGAATTGCTCCGTCTGCAACTGGAAGCGGCCGAGGCGGCCGACAAGACGAACGAGTTGATCACCCTGCAGTACGCCGAAGGGGAGGAAATCGACTTCAACCGCGTCTTCAACGTCCAAAACACCAAGACGCAGCAGGAAGTCGCCGCCGCTACCGCCAAAGGAAACGTCGCTCAAGGTGTGGTCGCCATCTATCGCTCACTCGGCGGCGGCTGGCCTTCGCCTTACCTGGGCCAACCGCTCGGCGTGACGCCGGAGCCGGCCGGTGAAGAGATCGAACCGCCCGCAGGGGAGGAAATTCCGATCGACGAAGTGCTCGAAAACCCGGTCGACGAAATCCCCAACAATCGAGTCGACCCGCTGATGCTGGAACCGATGAACGACTAA
- a CDS encoding efflux RND transporter permease subunit: MIRWFATNGIAANFMMLAILVAGGYVAYYQIPLEVSPERSFESVFINMSYRGGTAKDVEQAILIPIEEALEGVEGVRDIFSSGSQGSARIFIDAEPGTDLRALLDDITARIDTITTFPDETERPTIQIPDSSNWWEVLSVAVTGHLSPHELREVARQVQEDITALPGVSRAQVQGDSEYEIGIEVDTEKLLAYGLSLQDLTSAIQQFSIDLPAGSIESDSGTFIVRTRGQAYSEQEFSQVPILSTNGSDILLGEVARITDGFEEGQKIVEFNGRPSLFVEVLRTGKESAIDISDKVHQYVENARTRYPEGIELFIWDDESIEIRGRLSTLIESMVQGGILVMILLGLFLRPGLAFWIVAGIPVGFAGGVMLMPWFGVTANVMSLFGFIIVVGIVVDDAIVTGENVYSKMKEGMTPLEAAVEGTHEVATPVTFGALTTMVAFVPLMFFDGSWGDFASQVPPVVAPVLLFSLIESKLILPAHLKHLRPVPHNNPLTRLQTKIADGLEYFVERVYQPCLVFAVRHRFSVLATFVAGMLLMAGYCLSGRMEFIAYPSVEQQRISAQLDMPDDTSLEMTGRYMTRIENALLQVQKEYVDPETGESLVRNISKLVGAARIHRDFDKSRGSISFEVLAPSLRSADGPKNSDLAARWNELVGPIPEATEFRIRSDSSINRDRNVDNQNLNIELRGPMSPEKAEVARKIKSLLEQYKDFSTTWANINYGQDELELRLKPQAAELGLTQQLLAQQIRQSFFGEEAQRMQRGVDSIRVMVRLPLAQRETLHTLERMRIRTPRGADVPLATVADIVFTKAPSSVERKNGAEILRCGAAPVDESVDMLSIAAELSPKITELCQEHNLTYQYVGYVAEAEDAQRKTILGALLLAFVLYGLLAVALKSLGQPFFVLLAVPFAIIGALLGHIFMDITPSYLSIFGMLALAGVAVNDTLVMVDYVNQKRAEGSTLHEAALQAGARRFRPIMLTSITTFVGLIPLLTDKSLQAQFLIPMAASLAFGVMFATIVTLFLVPCAQIAAHDTGKGLAALKQWYFRPFLAQRKQPESVGHDRTEQH; this comes from the coding sequence ATGATCCGCTGGTTTGCTACAAACGGAATCGCCGCGAACTTCATGATGCTTGCGATCTTGGTCGCCGGCGGATACGTGGCGTACTATCAGATTCCGCTCGAGGTCTCGCCAGAGCGAAGCTTCGAGTCCGTCTTCATCAACATGTCGTATCGCGGCGGTACGGCCAAAGACGTTGAGCAAGCGATCCTGATTCCGATCGAAGAAGCCCTGGAAGGGGTCGAAGGGGTCCGCGACATCTTTTCGAGCGGATCGCAGGGTTCGGCCCGCATCTTTATCGACGCCGAACCAGGGACCGACCTGCGGGCCCTGCTCGACGACATCACAGCGCGGATCGACACGATCACCACCTTTCCGGATGAGACCGAGCGTCCGACGATCCAGATCCCCGACTCGTCGAACTGGTGGGAAGTGCTCAGCGTCGCGGTGACCGGGCATCTCAGTCCGCATGAACTGCGCGAGGTGGCCCGCCAGGTACAGGAAGACATTACCGCACTGCCCGGCGTCAGCCGCGCGCAGGTGCAAGGGGACAGCGAATACGAAATCGGCATCGAGGTCGACACCGAAAAGCTGCTGGCCTATGGTCTGAGCCTGCAAGATCTGACCAGCGCGATTCAGCAGTTCTCAATCGACTTGCCGGCCGGTTCAATAGAAAGCGACAGCGGCACTTTCATCGTCCGCACCCGCGGTCAGGCTTACTCGGAACAAGAGTTCTCGCAGGTGCCGATCCTTTCGACCAACGGCTCCGACATTCTGCTGGGAGAGGTGGCCCGCATCACCGACGGTTTTGAAGAAGGACAAAAAATCGTCGAGTTCAATGGGCGACCGTCGTTGTTCGTCGAAGTCCTGCGGACCGGCAAAGAGAGCGCGATCGACATCTCGGACAAGGTCCACCAGTATGTCGAAAACGCCCGCACCCGCTATCCGGAGGGGATTGAGCTATTCATCTGGGACGACGAGTCGATTGAGATCCGCGGCCGGCTTTCGACGCTGATCGAGTCGATGGTCCAAGGGGGCATCCTGGTGATGATCTTGCTGGGGCTGTTTTTGCGCCCGGGTCTCGCCTTTTGGATTGTCGCGGGCATTCCGGTTGGTTTTGCCGGCGGCGTGATGCTGATGCCCTGGTTTGGCGTGACGGCCAACGTGATGAGCCTGTTCGGTTTCATCATCGTGGTCGGGATCGTAGTCGACGACGCGATCGTGACCGGCGAAAACGTCTACTCGAAAATGAAAGAAGGGATGACCCCGCTCGAAGCCGCGGTGGAAGGAACGCACGAAGTGGCGACTCCGGTCACCTTTGGCGCGTTGACGACGATGGTCGCCTTCGTTCCGCTGATGTTCTTTGACGGCAGTTGGGGCGATTTTGCGTCGCAGGTTCCGCCGGTCGTCGCGCCGGTCCTGCTGTTCTCGCTGATCGAGTCGAAGTTGATCTTGCCGGCCCACTTAAAGCACCTCCGCCCCGTTCCGCACAACAACCCACTCACCCGCCTGCAGACGAAGATCGCCGACGGGCTCGAGTACTTTGTCGAACGCGTCTATCAGCCTTGCCTGGTCTTTGCCGTGCGACATCGCTTTTCGGTGCTGGCGACCTTCGTCGCGGGCATGTTGTTGATGGCGGGCTACTGCCTGAGCGGGCGGATGGAGTTTATCGCCTATCCGTCGGTCGAACAGCAGCGGATCTCGGCCCAGCTCGACATGCCCGACGACACGTCGCTGGAAATGACCGGCCGCTACATGACCCGGATCGAGAACGCCCTGCTGCAAGTGCAAAAGGAGTATGTCGATCCAGAAACGGGCGAGTCGCTGGTTCGGAATATCTCGAAGCTGGTCGGCGCGGCCCGCATCCATCGCGACTTCGACAAGTCGCGCGGCTCGATTTCGTTTGAGGTCTTGGCGCCATCGCTGCGTAGTGCGGACGGCCCCAAGAATAGCGACCTGGCGGCTCGCTGGAACGAACTGGTCGGCCCGATTCCGGAAGCGACCGAGTTTCGGATCCGCTCCGACTCGAGCATCAACCGCGACCGCAACGTCGACAATCAAAACCTGAACATTGAACTCCGCGGACCGATGTCGCCCGAGAAAGCGGAGGTCGCCCGGAAGATCAAAAGCCTGCTAGAGCAGTACAAAGATTTCAGCACGACCTGGGCCAACATTAACTACGGGCAAGATGAGCTGGAGCTGCGGCTCAAACCGCAGGCGGCGGAACTGGGACTGACGCAACAACTGCTGGCCCAGCAGATTCGCCAGTCGTTCTTCGGCGAAGAAGCGCAGCGGATGCAACGCGGCGTCGACAGCATCCGCGTCATGGTTCGTCTGCCGCTGGCGCAGCGAGAAACGCTGCACACGCTCGAGCGGATGCGGATTCGCACTCCGCGCGGAGCCGACGTGCCGTTGGCCACCGTCGCCGATATCGTCTTCACAAAGGCGCCCTCGTCGGTCGAACGAAAGAATGGCGCCGAGATCTTGCGTTGCGGCGCGGCGCCGGTCGACGAGTCGGTCGACATGCTTAGCATCGCCGCCGAACTTTCCCCCAAGATCACCGAGCTCTGCCAAGAGCACAACCTGACGTATCAATACGTCGGTTATGTCGCCGAGGCGGAAGACGCGCAGCGGAAGACGATCCTCGGCGCGTTGTTGCTCGCCTTTGTGCTGTACGGCCTGTTGGCGGTGGCGCTAAAGTCGCTTGGTCAGCCCTTCTTCGTGTTGCTGGCGGTTCCGTTTGCGATCATCGGCGCGTTGCTCGGGCACATCTTTATGGATATCACGCCGTCGTACCTCTCGATCTTCGGTATGTTGGCCCTGGCCGGCGTGGCGGTCAACGATACGCTGGTGATGGTCGACTACGTCAATCAAAAGCGGGCCGAAGGGTCGACTCTGCACGAGGCGGCGCTGCAAGCGGGCGCTCGTCGATTCCGCCCGATCATGCTGACCTCCATCACGACTTTCGTCGGACTGATTCCGCTGCTGACCGACAAGTCGCTGCAGGCCCAGTTCCTGATCCCGATGGCGGCGTCGCTCGCCTTTGGCGTGATGTTCGCGACGATTGTGACCCTGTTCTTGGTCCCTTGCGCCCAGATCGCGGCGCACGACACCGGCAAGGGCTTGGCGGCGCTGAAGCAGTGGTACTTCCGGCCATTTCTCGCCCAGAGGAAGCAGCCCGAGAGCGTTGGGCATGACCGCACCGAGCAGCACTAG
- a CDS encoding enolase-like domain-containing protein, which yields MLGKDPLEIEKHWRFLFERTTNFGSRGAELRAISAIDLALWDIFGQSVNLPVWQLLGGCVQESIKTYNSCGGPS from the coding sequence TTGCTGGGTAAAGACCCGCTGGAGATCGAGAAACATTGGCGGTTCCTCTTCGAGCGAACGACCAACTTCGGCTCGCGCGGCGCCGAGTTGCGAGCGATCTCGGCGATTGACCTCGCGCTGTGGGACATCTTCGGCCAGTCGGTCAATCTACCGGTGTGGCAACTGCTGGGCGGCTGCGTTCAGGAGTCGATCAAGACGTACAACAGCTGCGGCGGTCCCTCGTAA
- a CDS encoding vWA domain-containing protein — protein sequence MRRPAALSPDQPETASPQRNGRRALRQHRPLLISVVIHGMAILLLALLAVPAAREVGNVALLMEERQILPLESFDPPEQSWVLELPAAQAEVEALVPSDSPPSSLTSPQLENLLVETTAASSVSASPVTATAASGTSQQLGRGSGHISVGNYDDAMDQITLELIRLLQGGEVVVVWLFDQSSSMQDDRAMIGARIGRVYQELAKSGFAERDALTTGIASYSGDYAQHTANPTSKLSKIYGAIEAVPVDSIGKELTCQAVNEAITRHRRYVEKTERQFALIVVTDESGDPEDNRRYLEEAIDSAKALDCHVYFLGREALFGYPFAHTVSRDPQTGGTLVSTYDRGPETAFVEQLQTDGFAARSETLLSGFGPYEQVRLTRETGGLFFMMPDDKRYGGYDPAEMERYQPDWRSRAEIAEKVEGDPLQLCLSQVIQELNPYQSAAVNSTVIRQTFSSDPATLPSEILQEQAKMRAYINYFNQAIQTLEAARPLRNASHSVRQQANYDLILAQLRTYRIRAAEFHDLLAIALQMGPAAAPAAPIRGWKIVMQPQLVSAEKHATEIALARSSLEHIAAERPGTPWARSAQAELDRGFGVGLQPVLGP from the coding sequence ATGCGCCGACCCGCTGCTCTGTCTCCCGACCAGCCTGAAACCGCTTCTCCGCAGCGAAACGGTCGGCGAGCGCTACGTCAACATCGGCCGCTGCTGATTTCGGTCGTGATCCATGGTATGGCGATTCTCTTGCTCGCCCTGCTGGCGGTCCCAGCCGCTCGCGAGGTCGGCAACGTAGCGCTGCTGATGGAAGAACGGCAGATCTTGCCATTGGAGTCGTTTGACCCACCGGAGCAAAGCTGGGTGCTGGAGCTGCCCGCAGCCCAGGCCGAAGTCGAGGCGCTAGTCCCATCCGATTCGCCGCCGTCATCGCTGACGTCGCCTCAGTTGGAAAATCTGCTTGTAGAAACCACTGCTGCATCATCTGTTTCCGCTTCTCCCGTCACGGCAACCGCCGCCAGCGGAACGTCGCAGCAACTGGGGCGCGGTTCCGGCCATATTTCAGTCGGCAACTATGACGATGCGATGGATCAAATCACGCTCGAGCTGATTCGGCTGCTGCAGGGAGGCGAAGTCGTCGTTGTCTGGCTGTTTGATCAGTCGAGTAGCATGCAAGATGATCGGGCGATGATTGGCGCTCGGATTGGTCGCGTCTATCAAGAACTAGCCAAATCGGGTTTTGCCGAAAGAGACGCCCTGACGACCGGCATCGCCAGTTACAGCGGCGACTATGCCCAGCATACCGCCAACCCGACTAGCAAGCTGAGCAAGATCTACGGCGCCATCGAAGCGGTCCCGGTCGATTCGATCGGCAAAGAGCTGACCTGCCAGGCGGTTAACGAGGCGATCACGCGGCACCGGCGGTACGTCGAAAAGACCGAGCGGCAGTTCGCCCTGATTGTCGTTACCGACGAAAGCGGCGATCCGGAAGACAATCGCCGTTACCTGGAAGAGGCGATTGACTCGGCCAAAGCGCTCGACTGCCACGTCTATTTCTTGGGGCGAGAAGCGCTGTTCGGCTATCCTTTCGCGCACACCGTTTCTCGCGATCCCCAAACCGGCGGAACTCTCGTTTCCACCTACGACCGTGGTCCCGAAACGGCGTTTGTCGAACAGCTGCAGACCGATGGCTTCGCCGCGCGCAGTGAGACGCTGCTGAGCGGCTTTGGCCCGTACGAGCAAGTTCGCCTGACCCGCGAAACCGGCGGGCTCTTTTTCATGATGCCCGACGACAAGCGATACGGCGGCTATGATCCTGCGGAAATGGAGCGTTATCAACCCGACTGGCGATCGCGCGCCGAAATCGCCGAAAAGGTAGAGGGCGACCCGCTTCAGCTTTGCCTGTCGCAAGTGATCCAGGAACTAAATCCGTACCAGTCCGCTGCCGTCAATTCGACCGTGATCCGGCAAACGTTTTCCAGCGATCCGGCAACCTTGCCGAGCGAGATCCTGCAAGAGCAGGCCAAGATGCGGGCCTACATCAACTACTTCAACCAAGCGATTCAAACGCTCGAAGCGGCCAGGCCGCTCCGTAACGCTTCCCACAGCGTTCGCCAGCAAGCCAACTACGACCTGATTCTCGCCCAGCTGCGGACCTATCGAATTCGCGCCGCCGAGTTTCACGATCTTCTCGCGATAGCGCTGCAAATGGGACCTGCCGCAGCGCCAGCGGCGCCGATCCGCGGTTGGAAAATCGTGATGCAGCCGCAACTTGTCTCGGCCGAAAAACATGCGACCGAGATCGCGCTGGCTCGCAGCAGTTTAGAGCATATCGCCGCCGAGCGTCCCGGTACGCCGTGGGCCAGAAGTGCACAGGCGGAACTTGACCGTGGCTTTGGCGTCGGCCTTCAGCCGGTTCTTGGCCCGTAA
- a CDS encoding carboxypeptidase-like regulatory domain-containing protein codes for MTSHSFPFTIHRIGTSEMYFKQQRSSSWQVRSTLLLSALVLAVGCSRGSGENLGFVSGTVTLDGQPLSQVMVTFSPDAGGRESYGVTNAAGQYQLRYTSQDKGAKLGQHQVRISPVGVEPREPIAVEATSPVPTQYYGEDFLLYEVNPGANEIDLQLTKAPLTTSS; via the coding sequence ATGACCTCGCATTCGTTTCCCTTCACGATCCACCGCATTGGAACAAGCGAGATGTATTTCAAACAGCAACGCAGCTCAAGCTGGCAGGTCCGCTCGACTCTGTTACTTTCCGCGCTCGTATTGGCCGTCGGCTGCAGTCGAGGGAGTGGCGAGAATCTCGGTTTCGTTTCCGGAACGGTGACCTTGGATGGTCAACCGCTGAGTCAGGTGATGGTCACCTTTAGCCCCGATGCCGGCGGACGCGAAAGCTACGGCGTCACCAACGCCGCGGGTCAGTATCAACTTCGCTATACCTCACAAGACAAAGGCGCCAAGCTTGGCCAACATCAGGTTCGCATTTCTCCTGTCGGAGTTGAACCGCGGGAGCCAATTGCGGTGGAAGCGACCTCGCCGGTACCGACTCAATATTACGGCGAAGACTTCCTCCTCTACGAAGTGAATCCTGGCGCCAATGAAATCGATCTGCAACTCACAAAAGCGCCGCTTACGACTTCCAGCTAG
- a CDS encoding GlxA family transcriptional regulator translates to MLGSRKSQDARTDSPFTLRNPITFLLLPEFTSIGFFSVVEALRVANRYAPRKYDWNLTSLDGKPTKDCNGIEVCVADNFFDLTEPPGTIMVIGGTTPDRFGTNELFSKLRWLSSQGSLLGGVDTAQQVLALGGLLDGYRVTVHWENASAFRERFRKSELTLNLFEFDRNRVTCAGGTAGIDMVLHAVEAEHGRDVAIRAAEHFMHERIRRGSEGQRLKTTDRWDIHHNKLVKSIEMMEAEIEEPLSTAELAAAVSLSSRQLSRLFKEHLQISPGQFYLELRLDRAHQMILHSEMSVNSIAFACGFQSQSHFSRVYREKFGVSPSQTRRREVERRYPVMRAPN, encoded by the coding sequence GTGCTCGGCTCTCGTAAATCTCAGGACGCCAGAACGGACTCGCCATTCACGCTCCGCAATCCGATCACGTTCTTGCTGCTTCCCGAATTCACTTCGATCGGATTTTTTTCGGTGGTCGAAGCGCTGCGGGTAGCGAATCGCTATGCTCCCCGCAAGTACGATTGGAACCTGACGTCGCTCGACGGCAAACCGACGAAAGACTGTAACGGCATCGAAGTCTGTGTCGCCGACAACTTCTTCGATCTGACCGAGCCTCCAGGAACGATCATGGTGATTGGGGGAACGACGCCCGATCGGTTTGGGACCAACGAATTGTTCTCGAAACTCCGCTGGCTATCGAGCCAAGGAAGCTTGCTCGGCGGCGTCGATACGGCTCAGCAGGTGTTGGCGCTTGGCGGCTTGCTCGACGGCTACCGGGTCACGGTTCACTGGGAAAACGCGTCTGCATTTCGCGAACGATTTCGAAAGTCGGAACTGACCCTCAACCTGTTTGAATTCGACCGGAATCGGGTGACTTGCGCTGGCGGAACCGCCGGCATCGACATGGTCTTGCATGCCGTCGAAGCGGAACATGGCCGGGATGTTGCGATTCGCGCCGCCGAGCATTTCATGCACGAGCGGATCCGGCGCGGCTCTGAGGGACAGCGTCTGAAGACGACCGACCGCTGGGACATTCACCACAACAAGCTGGTGAAGTCGATTGAAATGATGGAGGCCGAGATCGAAGAGCCGTTGAGCACCGCCGAACTCGCGGCCGCCGTCTCTCTCTCGTCGCGACAATTGTCGAGGCTCTTCAAAGAGCATCTGCAGATCAGTCCCGGCCAGTTCTATCTCGAACTGCGCCTCGATCGCGCCCACCAGATGATTTTGCACAGCGAGATGAGCGTGAATTCGATTGCGTTCGCCTGCGGCTTTCAATCGCAATCTCATTTTTCCCGCGTCTATCGAGAGAAGTTTGGCGTCTCTCCGAGTCAGACGCGCCGCCGAGAAGTCGAACGTCGCTATCCGGTCATGCGGGCGCCAAACTAG
- a CDS encoding DUF1559 domain-containing protein produces the protein MRSLKYSRAMSFRRAFTLVELLVVIAIIGVLIALLLPAVQQAREAARRSQCRNNLKQMGLALHNYHDVYGSLPPAAVRAPYTTSAGWFGKPGWGWGSLILPFVEQDAMHDALGVTQNRLENYASIPNFVELSQTKLPVYLCPSSPAPDINARFKKNAFDAADVPATSNYKGVFGSFNEGATSGGPSDCPSGWYRGYCFRAETGLFGGGSHVKFRDITDGTSNTLAIGEVTYGDLGDGVDRMAAVWIGMYNGSGYSGNDSVVRVLSESLANTTARRINGTFRNAYSSHHPGGAQFLFGDGSVHFLAETTDGATTENLADRADGNVVGSF, from the coding sequence ATGCGTTCATTGAAGTACTCTCGGGCGATGTCGTTCCGTCGGGCGTTTACCCTGGTCGAACTGCTTGTCGTCATCGCCATCATTGGCGTTCTTATCGCTTTGCTGCTACCCGCCGTGCAGCAAGCCCGCGAAGCGGCCCGTCGGTCGCAATGCCGCAACAACCTCAAGCAGATGGGCTTGGCGCTGCACAACTATCACGACGTTTATGGTTCGTTGCCGCCTGCAGCCGTGCGCGCTCCGTATACGACATCGGCCGGTTGGTTTGGCAAGCCTGGTTGGGGTTGGGGATCGCTGATCTTGCCGTTTGTCGAGCAAGACGCGATGCATGACGCGTTGGGCGTGACCCAAAACCGCCTGGAAAACTATGCGTCTATTCCCAATTTCGTCGAGCTGTCGCAGACCAAACTTCCGGTTTACCTCTGCCCGTCTTCCCCGGCGCCCGACATCAACGCGAGATTCAAGAAGAACGCCTTTGACGCGGCGGACGTTCCGGCCACCTCCAACTACAAGGGCGTCTTCGGCTCGTTCAACGAAGGAGCGACTTCCGGCGGGCCCAGCGATTGTCCCAGCGGTTGGTATCGCGGCTATTGTTTTCGTGCTGAAACGGGGCTATTCGGGGGCGGTAGTCATGTAAAATTTCGCGACATCACCGATGGCACTTCCAACACGTTGGCGATCGGAGAAGTCACCTACGGAGACTTGGGAGACGGCGTCGATCGAATGGCGGCCGTTTGGATCGGCATGTACAACGGCAGCGGGTATTCTGGCAATGACTCGGTCGTTCGCGTTCTCTCCGAATCGCTGGCCAACACCACCGCTCGGCGGATCAACGGCACGTTCCGCAACGCGTATAGTTCGCACCATCCTGGCGGCGCCCAGTTCCTATTCGGTGACGGATCGGTTCATTTCCTCGCCGAAACGACCGACGGAGCGACGACCGAGAATCTGGCGGATCGCGCGGATGGGAACGTCGTCGGAAGTTTCTAG
- a CDS encoding efflux RND transporter periplasmic adaptor subunit, which yields MASSSNRLLHFAGVMVRLAIPCAILAAGWFGFQWLADKIERPPQPTARKVALRSRVEEMKTVDYPVIVKTHAVVQPHNQVTLTSQVSGAVVKVSPAFEVGAYFSQGDVLVEIDPRDYETALAIAKSELDSRISELKLAKLVEERKLRLVQSNAVSQGEVESASASREQAEANVALAETSVEQAELNLSRTKIVAPFDGRVMTKLIGLGQMAGSNSPLGDVFAIDYVEVRLPISGDQRKYLHLPEFTDDAPLSVKLRDAIHASGDTIWQGKIVRTEGVLDQDSRDVFAIARVDNPFGRRTGMPPLRIGQPVIAAVEGKVLEKVIALPRGAVRELDQIVLVNQSDLTLLPMKIEALWSDETNVIVPAAAIPESTWLATTPMTFTPKGAKIEIIPPADTPMTVADSAAAENDKSAAN from the coding sequence ATGGCAAGCTCTTCCAATCGATTACTGCACTTTGCGGGCGTGATGGTTCGGCTGGCGATCCCGTGCGCGATTCTGGCCGCCGGCTGGTTCGGCTTTCAATGGTTGGCCGACAAGATAGAACGGCCGCCACAGCCAACCGCCCGCAAGGTGGCGCTTCGTTCGCGGGTCGAAGAAATGAAGACGGTCGACTACCCGGTGATCGTCAAAACGCATGCCGTCGTCCAGCCGCACAACCAGGTGACGCTCACGTCGCAGGTTTCCGGCGCCGTGGTGAAGGTCAGCCCTGCGTTTGAAGTCGGCGCCTATTTCAGCCAGGGAGACGTGCTGGTCGAAATTGATCCCCGCGATTACGAAACGGCGCTGGCGATCGCCAAGTCGGAACTCGACTCGCGGATCTCCGAACTGAAGCTCGCCAAGCTGGTCGAAGAACGCAAACTGCGGCTCGTGCAGTCGAACGCCGTTTCGCAAGGAGAAGTCGAATCGGCGTCGGCCAGCCGCGAACAAGCCGAAGCGAATGTCGCCCTGGCCGAAACGTCGGTCGAGCAGGCCGAGTTGAATCTGAGCCGCACCAAGATCGTCGCCCCATTTGACGGCCGCGTGATGACCAAACTGATCGGCCTGGGACAGATGGCAGGCTCGAACTCGCCGCTGGGGGACGTCTTTGCGATCGACTACGTCGAAGTGCGGCTCCCCATTTCTGGCGATCAGCGGAAGTATCTGCACTTGCCGGAGTTTACCGACGACGCGCCGCTTTCGGTCAAGTTGCGGGACGCCATTCACGCTTCCGGCGACACGATCTGGCAAGGGAAGATCGTCCGTACTGAGGGGGTCTTGGATCAAGACTCGCGCGATGTGTTTGCGATCGCCCGGGTCGACAATCCGTTTGGTCGTCGCACCGGCATGCCGCCGCTGCGGATCGGTCAGCCGGTGATTGCGGCTGTCGAGGGCAAAGTGCTGGAGAAGGTGATCGCGCTGCCTCGCGGGGCGGTTCGCGAGTTGGATCAGATTGTGCTGGTCAACCAGTCCGATCTGACGTTGCTGCCGATGAAGATCGAGGCGCTGTGGTCGGACGAGACGAACGTGATCGTTCCGGCGGCGGCGATTCCTGAATCGACCTGGCTGGCGACGACGCCGATGACCTTCACCCCGAAGGGCGCCAAGATCGAGATCATTCCTCCAGCCGATACGCCGATGACGGTCGCCGATTCCGCCGCGGCCGAAAACGACAAGAGCGCCGCTAACTAA